The following are encoded in a window of Rosa chinensis cultivar Old Blush chromosome 4, RchiOBHm-V2, whole genome shotgun sequence genomic DNA:
- the LOC121052434 gene encoding uncharacterized protein LOC121052434 → MVIRASSMFLWQQFGPGLEDGGGISKWTDRSRSVLLGLGMRARVEQRWGGVCRRRVMASSLHLGSGQRLGLRFRTSAGHGVDLRCGAAVQQGLDAARLCGGVRRLLGPWGEWWLGRAFALGPCWWSLMFNYLVSRCFLSVVFVVSCFDLGFWHSLISPYSFELGFWCLGMVGVSCFSQEFNSLFCGQSNGEKLLHMVWRFWVMVLKGVAFFLRLAVRMCFVSWVSRAEVLWIWRYFRGLYVLLSMLFCCQCGCHLLLHVVWLVWDTVLMKGKWLFVMLASRFNRDSRKWFYGVARVDGRLGWLGVGLFWLMDVIVDDGPVTEVVLREESGEFMSTTGCSHL, encoded by the coding sequence ATGGTGATTCGGGCTAGTAGCATGTTTCTGTGGCAGCAGTTTGGTCCAGGGTTGGAGGATGGTGGCGGGATCTCGAAGTGGACGGATCGATCTCGATCTGTTCTTCTGGGATTAGGGATGAGGGCAAGAGTGGAGCAGCGCTGGGGTGGGGTTTGCCGGCGACGGGTGATGGCGTCATCGCTGCATTTGGGATCTGGGCAGCGGCTGGGCCTTCGATTTCGTACGTCTGCTGGGCATGGGGTGGATCTGCGTTGTGGCGCGGCGGTGCAGCAAGGTTTGGATGCAGCGCGGCTGTGTGGTGGTGTAAGGCGGCTGCTGGGTCCATGGGGGGAGTGGTGGTTGGGCCGGGCTTTTGCTTTGGGGCCTTGCTGGTGGTCTCTaatgtttaattatttagtttctCGTTGTTTTCTTTCCGTTGTTTTTGtggtgagttgttttgatttaggtttttggcatagtttaataagtccctactctttCGAGCTAGGGTTCTGGTGTCTTGGTATGGTAGGTGTGTCTTGTTTTTCTCAGGAGTTCAATTCACTTTTTTGTGGTCAAAGTAATGGGGAGAAGCTCCTGCACATGGTCTGGCGGTTTTGGGTCATGGTGTTGAAAGGAGTCGCTTTCTTCTTGAGGTTGGCTGTGAGGAtgtgctttgtttcttgggtTAGCAGGGCTGAAGTGCTGTGGATATGGCGTTATTTCCGGGGACTATATGTTTTACTCTCGATGTTATTTTGTTGTCAATGTGGATGTCACTTgctcttgcacgtggtctggttgGTTTGGGACACGGTGTTGATGAAGGGGAAGTGGTTGTTTGTAATGTTGGCTTCAAGGTTTAATCGTGACTCTCGGAAGTGGTTTTATGGTGTAGCCCGAGTTGATGGGCGATTAgggtggttaggggttgggctcttttggctcatggatgtcattgtggatgacggacccgtaactgaGGTTGTtcttagggaggagagtggggaatttATGTCCACCACCGGGTGTTCCCATTTGTAA
- the LOC112199336 gene encoding putative disease resistance protein RGA3: MFVLSLLESAASEVVSKVTSLATDQLRLDIVWGFREEINKLKESSTLIGNIIHDAAHEPEDRKLRARAEWMKMLISIAYNADNILDEIEYEVQRIVIKETSLDKKILGFFCNNPVVFRLKMARKIYNINTSLDDLYKQAASVGLGMTRRSNGGAAASKDKRETTSFVEKNEFTLKYATIVGRDQVVLDIIATLTNSNNQENILSVMAIVGLGGLGKTTLAHSVTKQLKEGEMKRFFDATLWVYASNTFDVNSILRRMLESYDDVTGANLSSLEALIGSLQQKLKERRYFLVLDDVWNEDANNWDDLKRCLLQLNSAKGSSVIVTTRSAKVASIMETLPRCDLETLSDDECWSIIKDRAFADPNAPIPSDLEGIGRDIAKKCAGLPLAAKVLGSLMRSKNGSNEWLSILQSKIWQVPSDKEDSRIMSVLGLSFDNLESPLKQCFAYCSMLERGSSIERDNLIQLWMAQGFLHPSHGHQTEQEIEMEDISSKYFETLLENSLFQDATEDEDDYRVIITRCKMHDLVHDLANEVSKCESWTSDFNHEMEDHEIRHVARVPTAILEKMPKSSISRLRSFFSNIGEVSNTIFPKIRALRVLSVCETENQELPYSLSKLKHLRYLDLSDAKIKALPESIGKLYNLQTLRLPWNLKKCPKVIQNLINLRHFYFGEEMKFEAGILGRLTNLRRLPFFNVGEERGPAIKELGGLNQLRGHLIIIALEHVRDGEEAKKAGLVHKSHLSRLTFAWTDNEVPNEN, translated from the exons ATGTTTGTACTCTCTCTCCTTGAATCCGCTGCCAGCGAAGTAGTGAGTAAGGTGACTTCACTCGCTACTGATCAATTGAGACTCGATATCGTCTGGGGCTTCCGCGAAGAGATAAATAAGCTCAAAGAATCCTCAACTCTGATTGGAAATATAATCCATGATGCTGCTCATGAACCTGAAGATAGGAAACTGCGGGCAAGGGCCGAATGGATGAAGATGCTTATAAGCATAGCTTATAATGCAGACAATATTCTGGATGAAATAGAATATGAAGTTCAGCGTATCGTTATAAAGGAGACGAGCCTGGATAAGAAGATACTCGgcttcttctgcaacaatcCTGTTGTATTTCGTCTCAAGATGGCACGCAAGATCTACAACATCAACACATCCTTGGATGATCTCTACAAGCAAGCAGCCAGTGTGGGACTCGGCATGACAAGGAGATCAAATGGAGGTGCAGCAGCAAGTAAAGATAAGCGGGAAACAACCTCATTCGTCGAGAAAAATGAATTCACCTTGAAATATGCAACCATTGTTGGAAGGGATCAGGTTGTGTTAGATATTATTGCAACCTTGACCAACTCCAACAATCAAGAAAATATTCTTTCGGTGATGGCCATTGTGGGATTGGGAGGCCTAGGTAAAACTACTTTGGCTCACTCAGTTACCAAGCAACTGAAAGAAGGTGAAATGAAAAGGTTCTTTGATGCAACATTATGGGTGTATGCATCTAATACTTTTGATGTCAATTCAATTTTACGTCGAATGCTGGAATCATATGACGACGTGACTGGAGCAAATCTTTCAAGTCTGGAAGCATTGATTGGAAGCCTCCAGCAGAAGTTGAAAGAGAGAAGGTATTTTCTTGTACTTGATGACGTTTGGAATGAGGATGCTAATAATTGGGATGATTTGAAGCGTTGTCTATTGCAACTAAATTCTGCTAAAGGAAGCTCTGTGATTGTCACCACCCGTAGTGCCAAGGTTGCATCAATCATGGAAACACTTCCTAGGTGCGATCTAGAGACTCTATCGGATGATGAATGTTGGTCCATAATAAAGGATAGAGCATTTGCAGATCCTAATGCTCCGATTCCTTCAGATCTAGAGGGAATCGGAAGGGACATTGCCAAAAAGTGTGCTGGTCTTCCATTGGCGGCAAAG GTTTTGGGAAGCTTGATGCGTTCTAAGAACGGTAGCAATGAATGGTTGTCAATTCTGCAAAGTAAAATATGGCAGGTACCATCAGACAAAGAGGATAGCAGGATCATGTCGGTTCTGGGGTTGAGTTTTGACAATTTGGAATCACCATTGAAACAATGTTTTGCATATTGCTCCATGCTCGAGAGAGGTTCCTCAATTGAAAGAGATAACTTGATCCAATTATGGATGGCTCAAGGTTTTCTCCATCCTTCTCATGGTCACCAAACCGAGCAAGAGATTGAAATGGAGGATATAAGCAGTAAGTATTTTGAGACTCTACTAGAGAACTCCTTGTTTCAAGATGCTACAGAGGATGAGGATGACTATCGTGTTATCATCACCCGATGCAAGATGCATGATCTTGTGCATGATCTTGCAAACGAAGTATCCAAGTGTGAGAGCTGGACATCAGACTTCAATCATGAGATGGAAGATCATGAGATTCGACATGTTGCACGGGTTCCTACTGCAATACTAGAAAAGATGCCAAAATCAAGTATATCAAGACTGCGCTCATTCTTTTCAAATATCGGGGAGGTCTCTAATACCATTTTTCCAAAAATTAGAGCTTTACGTGTCTTAAGTGTTTGTGAGACTGAGAATCAGGAGTTGCCATATTCACTTAGCAAGCTGAAGCACTTGAGATATCTAGATCTCTCTGATGCAAAAATCAAAGCACTCCCAGAGTCTATTGGCAAGCTCTATAACCTCCAAACATTGAGATTACCTTGGAATCTTAAAAAGTGTCCGAAGGTGATTCAAAATTTGATCAACTTGAGGCATTTTTACTTTGGTGAGGAAATGAAATTTGAGGCTGGGATTTTGGGGCGATTAACTAATCTCCGAAGATTGCCCTTCTTTAATGTGGGTGAGGAGAGAGGTCCTGCAATTAAGGAGTTGGGTGGGTTGAACCAATTGAGAGGCCACTTGATTATTATTGCGTTAGAACATGTAAGGGATGGAGAAGAAGCAAAGAAGGCTGGCTTGGTGCACAAGAGTCACTTAAGTCGGTTAACATTTGCATGGACAGACAATGAGGTACCTAATGAAAACTAG